Proteins from a genomic interval of Oncorhynchus nerka isolate Pitt River linkage group LG13, Oner_Uvic_2.0, whole genome shotgun sequence:
- the LOC115140142 gene encoding T-box transcription factor TBX5-like produces MASAIQERADTEKDSPKENKPENHTRSLSSPPSPQTTCTQQGMDGIKVYMQERELWDKFHEVGTEMIITKAGRRMFPCYKVKVTGLNPKSKYILLMDIVPADDHRYKFADNKWSVSGKAEPAMPGRLYVHPDSPATGSHWARQLVSFQKLKLTNNHLDPFGHIILNSMHKYQPRLHIVKADEHNGFGSKNTAFCTHMFSETSFIAVTSYQNHKITQLKIENNPFAKGFRGSDDMELHRMAKIQGKEYPVVPRSSVRQRVCPSVSPFGGEARGLGSHPYSCENGVSSTTQDLLTLPPVPYTLPQPDPHKHMQVYHCNKRKGQRRGSGRRVCLLDLSPEWMTSAVHPGPTAAL; encoded by the exons ATGGCTAGCGCCATCCAAGAGCGCGCGGACACCGAAAAGGACTCACCGAAAGAGAACAAACCGGAGAATCACACTCGCTCCCTGAGCTCGCCACCTTCACCGCAGACAACGTGCACACAGCAG GGAATGGATGGAATAAAAGTATACATGCAAGAGCGGGAACTGTGGGATAAATTCCACGAGGTTGGAACGGAGATGATCATCACTAAGGCGGGAAG GCGGATGTTCCCCTGCTACAAGGTGAAGGTGACGGGCCTCAACCCTAAAAGCAAGTACATTCTCCTCATGGATATCGTGCCAGCAGATGACCACCGCTACAAGTTCGCTGATAATAAATG gtctgTTTCGGGGAAGGCGGAGCCGGCCATGCCAGGGAGGTTGTACGTCCACCCTGACTCTCCAGCCACTGGGAGCCACTGGGCACGCCAGCTTGTCTCCTTCCAGAAACTCAAACTCACTAACAACCACCTGGACCCCTTTGGACAC ATTATATTAAACTCAATGCATAAATACCAACCCCGCCTCCACATCGTCAAAGCAGATGAACACAATGGGTTTGGTTCCAAgaacacagccttctgcacgCACATGTTCTCAGAGACCTCATTCATCGCCGTGACATCATACCAGAACCACAAG ATCACCCAGCTGAAGATAGAGAACAACCCGTTCGCTAAGGGCTTCAGAGGCAGTGATGACATGGAGCTGCACCGCATGGCTAAGATACAGGG taAGGAGTATCCGGTGGTTCCTCGTAGCTCAGTGCGTCAGAGGGTGTGTCCTAGTGTGAGTCCGTTTGGGGGGGAAGCGAGGGGGTTGGGTTCACACCCCTATTCCTGTGAGAATGGGGTGAGCAGCACCACCCAGGatctcctcaccctccctccagtcccctacACCCTCCCCCAACCAgacccacacaaacacatgcaggtGTACCACTGCAACAAGAGGAAAG GTCAGAGGCGGGGCAGCGGCAGGCGTGTATGTTTGCTGGATCTGAGCCCAGAGTGGATGACCTCAGCTGTACATCCTGGTCCTACAGCTGCCCTTTGA